A stretch of Pomacea canaliculata isolate SZHN2017 linkage group LG6, ASM307304v1, whole genome shotgun sequence DNA encodes these proteins:
- the LOC112566609 gene encoding uncharacterized protein LOC112566609 isoform X1, whose protein sequence is MMEDMAGLGKLTGKVALITGASSGIGAATAILFSKLGASLALAGRNEENLQKVGSQCQKTTPLLLAGDLSCEEDTKRILNETIKQYGKLNILVNCAGILESGSIENTSLEQFDRVFNVNVRSIYHLTMLAVPHLIATKGNIVNVSSVNGMRSFPGVLAYNMSKSAVDQFTRCVALELAPKQVRVNGVNPGVTITDLHRRGGMDEEKYQKFLEHCRNTHALGRPGEAEEVARAIAFLASEDASFITGASVPVDGGRHAMCPR, encoded by the exons ATGATGGAAGACATGGCAGGCTTAGGAAAACTGACTGGGAAAGTGGCTTTGATTACTG GTGCCAGCTCTGGCATTGGGGCAGCCACAGCCATTCTTTTTTCCAAGCTTGGTGCTTCCCTAGCTCTAGCAGGACGCAACGAAGAAAATTTGCAGAAGGTGGGCAGTCAATGCCAAAAGACTACA CCCTTGCTGCTCGCTGGTGACTTGAGCTGCGAGGAAGACACAAAACGAATTTTAAATGAGACTATCAAACAGTATGGAAAGCTGAACATTCTG GTGAACTGTGCTGGCATATTAGAATCAGGTTCCATAGAAAACACTTCCCTGGAGCAGTTTGATCGTGTTTTTAATGTCAATGTCAG GTCAATTTACCACCTGACAATGCTAGCTGTCCCTCACCTTATTGCCACCAAAGGGAACATAGTCAACGTCTCTAGTGTCAATGGAATGAGATCG TTTCCAGGTGTGCTAGCCTACAATATGTCCAAGAGTGCTGTTGATCAGTTCACCCGTTGTGTAGCATTGG AACTAGCACCTAAGCAAGTCAGAGTGAATGGAGTAAA CCCTGGGGTGACCATCACAGACCTTCATAGACGAGGAGGAATGGATGAAGAGAAGTATCAAAAG TTTCTGGAACACTGCAGAAATACACATGCACTTGGACGACCTGGAGAAGCAGAAGAAGTTGCCCGAGCAATTGCTTTTCTGGCATCAGAAGATGCTTCCTTCATAACTGGTGCCTCCGTTCCAGTTGATGGAGGTCGCCATGCAATGTGTCCACGCTAG
- the LOC112566608 gene encoding uncharacterized protein LOC112566608, translated as MGAFISILLDLATTAIIMIFLWCLVMWMFDSSHTENESSPEILPLQSMEDLQERLPIPVQCQEDLDALGSPGTNASVCDREQKFNTGLTESTCKATCGSDDGELQSPTVSHIDDAQYPIQSQEDVDQGVDCIAIHSNADAILDDDSSQIATSAALTNNGGGGAGEFPHETSEGTAAWLKRKPPEVVQIRGRHSLVDHVDHEDDTSQQVNGLMRENQRLRAFRLCRKCRQLPFCFVLVPCGHLLCWQCITRKKCPICDWQISSWYPAILP; from the exons ATGGGAGcatttatttccattttgttGGACTTGGCTACCACTGCCATCATCATGATTTTTCTTTGGTGCTTGGTTATGTGG ATGTTTGACAGCTCACACACTGAGAATGAATCTTCTCCAGAAATTTTACCATTGCAGTCTATGGAAG ACTTACAGGAGAGATTGCCAATACCTGTACAGTGCCAGGAGGACCTTG ATGCCTTAGGTAGCCCTGGAACAAATGCATCAGTGTGTGATAGAGAGCAGAAATTTAACACAGGCCTCACTGAATCTACCTGCAAGGCGACCTGTGGATCTGATGATGGTGAACTACAGTCTCCTACAGTATCCCAT ATTGATGATGCACAGTATCCTATACAGAGCCAAGAAGATG ttGACCAGGGTGTGGACTGCATTGCCATCCACAGTAATGCAGATGCTATTTTGGATGATGACAGCAGTCAGATAGCTACGTCTGCG GCACTCACAAATAATGGAGGGGGTGGAGCTGGTGAGTTTCCTCATGAAACCAGTGAAGGCACTGCTGCTTGGTTAAAACGCAAACCTCCTGAG GTTGTACAGATACGGGGAAGGCATTCCTTGGTTGACCATGTTGACCATGAAG atgacACATCCCAGCAAGTGAACGGGCTCATGAGGGAAAATCAGAGGCTGCGTGCATTCCGGTTGTGCAGAAAATGTAGACAActgccattttgttttgtgcttgttcCTTGTGGTCATCTTCTTTGCTGGCAGTGTATCACGAGAAAGAAATGTCCAATCTGTGATTGGCAGATCAGTTCTTGGTATCCTGCTATATTGCCATAG
- the LOC112566609 gene encoding uncharacterized protein LOC112566609 isoform X2 has translation MASGLGNLMGKVALISGASSGIGAATAILFSKLGASLALAGRNEENLQKVGSQCQKTTPLLLAGDLSCEEDTKRILNETIKQYGKLNILVNCAGILESGSIENTSLEQFDRVFNVNVRSIYHLTMLAVPHLIATKGNIVNVSSVNGMRSFPGVLAYNMSKSAVDQFTRCVALELAPKQVRVNGVNPGVTITDLHRRGGMDEEKYQKFLEHCRNTHALGRPGEAEEVARAIAFLASEDASFITGASVPVDGGRHAMCPR, from the exons ATGGCATCAGGCTTGGGAAATCTGATGGGCAAAGTGGCGCTAATTTCTG GTGCCAGCTCTGGCATTGGGGCAGCCACAGCCATTCTTTTTTCCAAGCTTGGTGCTTCCCTAGCTCTAGCAGGACGCAACGAAGAAAATTTGCAGAAGGTGGGCAGTCAATGCCAAAAGACTACA CCCTTGCTGCTCGCTGGTGACTTGAGCTGCGAGGAAGACACAAAACGAATTTTAAATGAGACTATCAAACAGTATGGAAAGCTGAACATTCTG GTGAACTGTGCTGGCATATTAGAATCAGGTTCCATAGAAAACACTTCCCTGGAGCAGTTTGATCGTGTTTTTAATGTCAATGTCAG GTCAATTTACCACCTGACAATGCTAGCTGTCCCTCACCTTATTGCCACCAAAGGGAACATAGTCAACGTCTCTAGTGTCAATGGAATGAGATCG TTTCCAGGTGTGCTAGCCTACAATATGTCCAAGAGTGCTGTTGATCAGTTCACCCGTTGTGTAGCATTGG AACTAGCACCTAAGCAAGTCAGAGTGAATGGAGTAAA CCCTGGGGTGACCATCACAGACCTTCATAGACGAGGAGGAATGGATGAAGAGAAGTATCAAAAG TTTCTGGAACACTGCAGAAATACACATGCACTTGGACGACCTGGAGAAGCAGAAGAAGTTGCCCGAGCAATTGCTTTTCTGGCATCAGAAGATGCTTCCTTCATAACTGGTGCCTCCGTTCCAGTTGATGGAGGTCGCCATGCAATGTGTCCACGCTAG